Sequence from the Desulfovibrio sp. TomC genome:
TTGGCAGGCCCTTTCCCTGTTCCGCCGCCAGCCGCAGGCCCGAGAGTGTGGCCTGGGCCGTCACCTGTGGTTTGGCCGGGCTGCCGGACAGGGTGGCGCTGACATCCGCCGTGCCGTCGATGCCGGCCAGACCGAAGAGGGTGAGCAGGGGCAGGGGAAAGTGCTCCACACTGACCTTGCCCGAGGCTTCAGTCGGGCCGTAGCCGCCGGCGGCAGTCACCCGGGCCTTGTCAAAGGTCAGGGCCAGCGTGTCCACTCGGGCCACGCCGCTGCCGAAATTCAGGGTTGTCGGGGCGTTTAGGGCAAAGGGATGGCCTTCCAGGCTGCCGGACAGGGTTTGCAGGGTCAGACGCTGGCGGCCGGCCTCAGCCGGGGCCAGATTGCCGCGCACCGAGGCGTCCAGGCCCATCTGGCCGTTTAGGCGTCCCTTGGCGTCGGCGGCCAGGGCCAGGGTCCGCCCGTCGCCCGAGGCTGTGGCGGAAAGGCTGGCCAGGGAGAGGCCCGAGGCTTCGATGGTCTTGCCGGCGAGGCTGGCCTTGCCCCGGGGCCGGCCGGCCAGGTCGTCGAGATTGGCCGTGGCGGTCAGGGTGCCGGCGGTCAGGCCGGGCAGGCGCAGGCCGGTTCCGGTCAGGTCAAGGGTCAGGGACTGGGTCGCCCCTTTGGCGGCCGAGGCCGAAATCTTCAGGCTGCCGCCAAGCGGCAGGCCGACAAAGCGGCCAAGTCCGGCCAGATTGGCGGCATTGCCCGATAATTTGCCGGCCACGCGCCCGGTTGCGGTGTCGATGTCGGCTTCGCCGGCAAAGGCCGCCTCCGGAGCGGTCAGCCGCAGGTCGGCCACGGTCAGGCGCGTCCCGGCCAGGACATAAGTGGTTTCCAACCGGGCCGCTTCGCCCTCGCGACGGGCCGTGAAGGTGAGTTTGCCGGCCGGACGGGTGGCGGCGTCGGCCATGGTCAGGTCACAGGCCGCGTCGGTCAGGGCCAGTTCGCCCAGGTGCAGGCGGTCGGCCTTGGCCGAGAGGGCCAGATGGGGCGAGACGAGCGGTCCGGACAGGGTGACGCCCGCCTCCAGGGACCCGGAGCAGGGTTGCCCCAGGGCCGGAGCCAGCAGGGAAAGGTCGGCCGCCTTGAGGCTGGTTTTGGCTTCGAGGTGCCCGGTTGCGGCCACAAAGCGGCCTGTGCCGGCGAGGCTGACTCCTTTGCCGGTCAGGGAGAGTTCGGACAGGGTTGCGCCGTCCGGGGAAAATGCGCCGTCGACAGACAGCCCCGGGGCCGGGCCGAGCAGGGCGGCCAGGGCAGCGGCGGCGGTATCGGCCGGGTCCGGGGCGGCCAGCCGGGCCAGGGACACGACCGCCTTGGCCGTGCCGTGGCCGTTTGGATCGGAAGCGATGTCGGCGGCCACGGTGGCGCTGCCGCCGAGGCGCAGGCCGCCCAGGGAGGCGGCTCCGGCCACGTCGCCAAGGGCCACGGCCACATGCCCGGCCAGGGTTTCGCCGCTGATCCGTCCGCCGCCCAGGGTGGCCGAACCGCCGGCTCCGGTCAGGGCGGCGTTCTCGATGGCCAACGCGCCGTCCGGGGCCAGGCTGCCGTTGGCGGCAAGCTCCAGGGACTGGCCCAGAAGCGTTGTGCCGTCAGGACCGGCCAGACCGCGCAAGGTGCCGGAAACGGCCAGGATTGCGCCGGGAAAATCGTTGGTCATGGGCCGGGGTGTCTGGGCCGTGGCGGTCAAAGCGGCGTCAGCCAGGGTGACCGGACCGGCGTGGAAATTGTGCGCGGTGATGCTGGCCGCCAGGTTTGGCTGCAACAGCGTGCCCGAGGCCGTCATATCGGCTCCAAGCGTTCCACCGAGCGTCCCGTCCAGGCGGGAGGCGTCGGTTATAGCCAGCTTGGCCGTGGCCGACAGGGCGTTGCCGACCGGGTCCAGGCGGGCGGCCAGGGCCAGGGAGCCGGCGGCGGCGTCCAGCGTGAGCTTGTCCAGGAACAGGGCGTCGGTGGTGATGCCCACCCGGGCGGCTACGGAACAATGGGGCCGCGGGCCAAGCAGGCCCTCGAAAAAGGCCGGGAGCAGGCCCGGCGGCGGCGCGGCACGAGCCTCCAGGGTAAAGGCGGCCAGGGCGTCCTTGGCCAGGGGCACGGCCAGCCCCAGGTCCATGGCCAAAAGCGGCGTGGTCCCGAGTTTGGCGCTTAAGCGTCCTTTCCAAGCGTCCAGCGGACCGTCGCCGGTCAGGGCCGCATCCAGGGCCGGGGCATTCGGGCCGGCCAGGGCGCAGCACAGGAGGCCCCCGGCCGCGTCGTTTAAGTGGGCCTTCACCGCCAGCCGCCAGTCGGCGTAATTGAGCGCCGCGCCCACATTGAGCGTCAGCGGCATGTCGCCGTCCAGGCGCTTGGCGTCAAGGGCCAGAGCCACGGCTCCCTGGCCGGATTCGGCCAGCCGGCCATTGATGGACAGGACGGCGGCCTGTCCGGCCAGTTCTTTGTCCAGCATTAGCCGGTTGACGGCGAGGCGGTCCAACAGAATGGGCGGCAGGGAGGGGAAACGCGGCGGCCACGTAAGCGGCGTCGGGGTGGAATGGGTGTCCGGAACCTGGGGGGCGCGCAGCAGGCGCACCACATCGGCGGCGATTTCGCGGATCTCGATGCGCCCGCGCAACAGGGCCGCCGGCGACCAGGACACGGCCGCGTCGCCGATGACCAGCCAGGGACCCTTGGCATCGGCCAGGGCAAAGCGCCCGACCCGCAGGGAAAAGGGCAAGACGCCGGAGACGTCCTCGATGCGGGCCTCAAAGCCGCTGCCGGCGGCGATGCCGCGTTCGGCCAGTCGTGCGGCGGTGCGCAGGCCGACCGGGGTCAGCAAAAAAGCCCACAGGCCGGCCAGAATCACGGCTGCTGCGGCCAGACCCCGCAATAGGGAGCGGGTCCAGGGCCGGTGCGGGACGGGAGCCGGGGACGGCCTAGAAGGATTGTCCGATGCTGCAGTAGAATTGGGCAATGTCGTCGATGTCCTTGCGCCGGGCCAGCGGGGTGGCCACGTCGATGCGCACCGGGCCGACCGGGGTAAATATCCGCAGGCCAAGGCCCGCGCCGAGCATGATGGGCTGGTCGTAGGGCGGCAGGGCGCTCGTGAAGGCTGTGCCGCCGTCCAGGAAGGGGACGATGCCGACCAGTTCCGTGACGCGCAGGCGCAGTTCCGTGGAAAAGGTCAGCACCGAGCCGCCGCCGATGGGCGTTTTGCCGCGGGTGGGACCGACGCTCTGGTAGGAATAGCCCCGGATGGAACCGCTGCCGCCGGCGTAGTAGCGCAGGTCCGGGGACACGTCGTCGCGCTCGGCCCCGGCGTTGGCCCCGCCGGAAACGCGGGTGGCCAGGACCACGCCGGGCTTGTCCATGAGCTTTAAGTAATGGGCCAGGGAGAGTTCCGGCCGGATGAAATTCGCGCCGCCGGCCAGGGTGCCCCAGTACGGGGCCACCGAGGCGCTGGCCAGAACGCCTTTCTGGGGGTCAAGAACGTCGTCGCGGCCGTCGTAGGTGGCTTCCACCGGCACGAACACAAAGCCGTACCGGGCGTCGTCCTCCCAGGGGCGCGACTGATCTTCTTCAATGCGCGAGGCCCGGTAGCCAAGACCGGCCCCGGCGGACAGGGAATCGGTGAACTGGCGGCGTAGCGTGGCCGTGGCCGTGGCGTTTTGGCCCTTGTACGCCTTCTTGTCCTCGTTTGCGATCCTGGCCTTGGCTCGGAAGAGATCCTTGGGCGTGATGGCGTCGGGCTTGTCAAAGGACGCCTCGCCGAATTGTTCGATGCCCGAGGCGCTGGCCGTAACCGCCATCTTTTCGCCGCCGCCAAAGAGGTTGCGGTTTTCCCAGCCGAGGTTGGCCCCGGGGCCTTCGTCGGTCTTGTAGTCCACGCCGCCTTTGATCGTGCGGTGCTTGCGTTCGACCAGGGCCACCTGGATGGGGGCTTGGCCCGTGGCCGGGTCCACCGGACCGGTTTCCACCTGCACGGCGTTAAACAGCTCAAGGCCAGTCAGTTTGCGGCGATAGCGCTCCACGGTCCGGGCGTCGTAGGGTTCGCCGCGCAGCCAGGGCACAAGCCCGGCCAGATAGCTTTCCTTGACCGTGGTCAGGCCGGAAAAGACCACCGGGCCAAAGGCCGTGCGGGGTCCCGTGTCCACGGTCCAGACCACGCTGACGGCGTGGTTGGCGAAATCAGCCGTGACCTGCCGGTTCTCCACCTTGACGAAGGGGTGGGCGTCGTTGCGAAGCAGTTCGGTGATTTTTTCTTCGGCCTCGAGGATGGCCTTGGCCGTAAACGGTTCTGGCACGGTCAGGCCGATCTGTCCGGGGCCGGGCAGGGCCGGGGCGTCGCTGCCGCTGGTCGGGGTCAGGACCACCCGGCGCAGGTCGAACTGCGGGCCGGCGTCGATGCGGTAGGTGAGGGCGGCCGGTGTCGCGGCGGTGTCCAGGCTGGCGGCGATGGTGGCGGCAAACCGGCCCTGGGACTGGAAGACCTTGGCAAAAGCGGCCTTGTCTTCTTCGGCCCGGCGTTCGAGCAACAGCGGCGAATCCGGCGGCGTGTCGCGCAGGGTTTCGGCCTTGGACACGCGGTGCAGCAGATCAAGGGTTTCCGGGGCGACGTCGCCTTCGTAGCGCACCACGTAGGCCAGCCCGGCCGGAACCTTGGCCGGCTCCACCCGGCTGCCGGCCAGGGCCGAAACGGCCAGAACCAGGACAAACCCGACCGGAAGCGCGAGGCCCCCGGCGGCTTTTAGAAAACGCTCCCAGTGCGCTATGCGAAGAGAAATAACTGCCACGATCACCCTGTATCACGAGGTCTGGCGGCCAAGCAACCGCCAGGGTGGCCTAAGCCCGGTTCTCCAATGTTTTTTGGGCTTCGACCAGGAAAAAACCGGCCACGGCCACGCCAAGAATCCGTACCCAGGCCATGGGCGCGATGGCGGCCGAACCGAACAGCTTCTGCATCAACGGGGCATAGGTGAAAAGTCCTTGCAGGGCCACGGCTCCGAGCATGCCCCAAAGCACCCAGGGATTGCCGGTCAGGCGCAGGGACAGGGCCGGCCGCGTCAGGGAGCGGCAGTTTAAGAGATAGAGCGCCTCCATGGCCACAAAGACATTGACCGCCACGGTCCGGGCCTCGGCCACGCCGGCTTCGTGGCCCAGTTCCCAGGCGTACAGGCCAAAGGCGGCGGCCAAGAGCACCCCGCCGACAAGGACCACGCGGCGCAGCAGTCCGGCGTCGAGGATCGGCCGGCCAGGGGCGCGGGGCGGCCGATCCATCACACCCGGTTCGCGCGGTTCAAAGGCCAGCATGAGCCCGAGGCTGCCGGCCGTGGTCATGTTGATCCACAAAATCTGCACCGGCGAAATGGGCAGGTCCAGGCCAAAGAGCACAGCCGCCAGGATGACCAGCCCCTCGCCCAGGTTGGTCGGCAGGGTCCAGACGATGAACTTGGTGAGATTGTCGAAAACGCCGCGTCCTTCCTCCACCGCCGCCTCGATGGTGGCGAAGTTGTCGTCGGTGAGCACCATGTCGGCGGCTTCCTTGGCCGCTTCGGTGCCGCCCCGGCCCATGGCCACCCCGATGTCGGCCTGCTTGAGCGCCGGGGCGTCGTTGACCCCGTCGCCGGTCATGGCGCACACGTGGCCAAGTCCCTGGAGCGCCTTGACCAGACGGAGCTTTTGTTCCGGGGAGACCCGGGCGAAGACGTGGGCAGCCTCGGCCAGCCGGGGCAAGTTTTCAGGCGGAGCCGCGTCGATGTCGCGTCCGGTCATGGCCACGATGGGGTTGTCGCCGGACAGGCCGATGTCGGCTCCGATGGCGGCGGCGGTGGCGGCGTGGTCGCCGGTAATCATCTTGACCATGACGCCGGCCCGGCGGCAGGCGGCCACGGCGGCCACGGCCTCGGGCCGGGCCGGGTCGATCATGCCGACAAGCCCAAGGAAGGTCAGGCCGCTGTCGTGGTCGGCGGCCGCAATGGCGGTCCTGCCCGGGGGCAGCTTCCGTCGGGCCAGGGCCAGGACCCGAAGCCCGCGCCGGCCCATGTCCTCCACGGTCCGGCGGATGGCGGCCGCATCCAGGGGCGCGCCTGCGGCAGCGTGGCAGCGGGGCAGGGTGGCCTCCACGGAACCCTTGAAAAAGAGGTGCGAAGCGGCCTCCCGGCCCGGGGCATGCAGGGTGGCCATGTACATGCGTTCGGAAGCAAAGGGCTCGTCAGCCAGCCGGGGGAGGGCCTGGGCCAGACTGGCGAGGTCGAGTCCGGCCCGTTTGGCGGCGACGAGCAGGGCGGCCTCGGTGGGATCGCCGGCAAAACCGCTGCCGTCGGCGTCCAGGACCGCGTCGTTGCACAGGGCGGCGGCGGTCAGCGTGTCGGTGAGTTCCCGACGGTCTGCCCCGGCGTCTCCGGCTGTCGGGGCAAAGCCGTCCGGCCCGACCGTCCAGACGCCGCCCGGCAGGACCAGCTCACTGACCGTCATGCGGTTTTGGGTCAGGGTCCCGGTCTTGTCGGTGCAGATCACCGTGGTCGAGCCAAGGGTCTCAACCGCCGGCAGGTGGCGCACCACGGCCCGGCGTCCGGCCATGCGCGAAACGCCGATGGCCAGGATGACGGTGACGGCGGCCGGCAGGCCTTCGGGGATGGCCCCGACGGCCAGGGCCACGGCGGCCATGAACATGTCGGTGGTCGGCTGGCCCCGGACCACGCCCACGACAAAGGTCAGGCCGGCCAGGACCAGGATGCCGCAGAGAACAAGCCGGGAAAAGCGGGCGATGGCCCGGGTCAGCGGCGTGGCCAGCGCGTCGGCGGCGGCAGTCAGGGCCGCGATGCGGCCGATGGCGGCATGGTCGCCGGTGGCGACCACCACCCCCGTGCCCTGGCCGTAAACGGCCAGGGTGGAGGCAAAGGCCAGATTGCTGCGTTCGGCCAGGATGGTCTCCTCGGCCAGGGCGGCGACGGCCTTGTCTACCGGTACGGATTCGCCGGTCAGGGGCGACTCGTCCAGGCGCAGGCTTTGCACCGAGAGAAGACGCAGATCGGCCGGGACCTTGTCGCCCGGGCGCAGCCGCACGATGTCGCCGGGGACCAGTCCCTCGGCGGCAATGGCCTGCCAGATCCCGTTGCGAAGGACGGCCGCTTCGGTGACCATGGACCGGGCCAGGGCCGAGAGGGCAGCCACGGCCTTGGCCTCCTGGAGATAGCCGACAACGGCGTTGACCAGCACCACGCCGCCGATGACGGTAGCATCCACCGCTTCGCCCAGCAGGGCGGCGACAACTGCGGCGGCCAGCAGGATATAAATGAGCGGTTGGTGAAACTGCAGGAGAAAGCGCCCAAGCGCCCCGGTCCGGCGGCCGGGGCTGACGGCGTTTGGGCCGTGGCGCGCCAGACGGCGGGCGGACTCATTGGCGGACAGGCCGCTTGCGGCGTCCGTTTCCAGTGCGGCCAGGACCTCGGCTTCGGCGCGGGCGTGCCAGGCCGGGCCGGTGGTGCTCTGCATGGTTGATCCTTGGGTTTGACGGCCGACGGCGGATGGTTGCCAGTCCACCCTTGCCAGGATCGGGTGGTCTGTTCAACCTGCAATCAAGCAGTTGGGAGGTTTCCCGACTTGACCCTGTGGTTTTCTATCCTCTAATAGAGAAGACCGAAGGCCTTCGGGCAAACACAAGGTATAAGGCTGGTGTGTGTGGACAAGCCCAAACGGATTTTGGCGATAGACGACGAGCGCATCAATTTGCGGGTTATTGGCGGACTGTTGCGCAATCTCGGTCACGAACCGATCCTGGTTGAATCCTTTGCCGAGGCCAAGGCCCTGCTTGATTCGAGCATCGACCTCGTGTTGCTCGACGTCATGATGCCCGAGACCGACGGCTTTACCGTAGCCCGGCAGATCCGGTCCATGGAGGGCGTTTCCGACGTGCCCATTATCATGGTCACGGCCCTGACCAGCAAGCAGGACCGGCTCAAGGCCGTGGAAGCCGGGGCCAACGATTTTATTTCCAAGCCCATTGATCTCACCGAGCTTCGTGTGCGCATGGGATCGCTGCTCAAGATGAAGGAATCCCAGGACGAGGTGAAGCGCTACCAGGCCGAGCTGGAAGAAATGGTGGCGGTGCGCACCTCGGCGCTCAAAATGGCCCTGGACAATGTCCAGCAGTCCCAGCGCGTCATCCTGACCGCCCACCTGGAGACCATTCACCGTCTCGCCGCCGCAGCGGAATTCAAGGACGAGGAAACCGCCGACCACATCCAGCGCATGAGCCGCTACTGCGCCCTGCTGGCCGCCCGGCTGGGGCTGCCCGAGGCCGAGGTGGACCTTATCCTGCAAGCCAGTCCCATGCACGACATCGGCAAAATCGGCATTCCCGACAGCATTCTGCTCAAGCCCGCCAAGCTCACTCCCGAGGAGTGGGAGGTCATGAAGCGCCACACCATCTACGGGGCGCGCATTCTTGGCGAATCGAATTTCGAGCTGTTGCGGGTGGGCGAGATCATCGCCCTGTCCCACCATGAGAAATGGGACGGATCGGGCTATCCCAAGGGGCTTTCCGGCGAGGATATTCCGCTGTACGGCCGCATCTGCGCCGTGGCCGACGTGTTCGACGCCCTGACCAGCCGGCGGCCCTACAAGGAGCCTTTCAGCAATGAGAAGTCTCTGGAAATCATGCGGGCCGGCCGGGGAAGCCATTTTGAACCGCGCATTCTGGATGTCTTTTTCAACGATTTCGATCGGGTTCAGGAAATCCAGCGGGAATTTCTCGAGGGCTAGGCAGAGCTGCCCGATTGCCGCAACCGCCAGCCCATGACGACGCCGTCCAAACTTCCTGCGATCCTCATCGTTGACGATGTGCCGGCCAACATCCGCATGCTGGCCGCGTGCCTGCACGACAGCTACACCATCCATGCGGCCGCCAGCGGGACCGATGCCCTGGCCCTGGCCCGCCGGGTGGCTCCTGAGCTTATCCTGCTCGACGTGGTCATGCCCGACATTGACGGCTATGAGGTCTGCCGCCGGCTCAAGGCCGAGGCCGCAACCGCCGACATCCCCATCATTTTCGTCACCGCCAACCATGCCCCGGAAGACGAGGCCCATGGCCTGTCGCTCGGGGCCGTGGACTACCTCATAAAGCCGGTCAGTCCGGCCGTGGTGCGGGCCCGGGTGAAAAACCACCTGGAACTGCGGGCTGCCCGGCAGGCCCTGGCCCGGCAAAACGAGGAGCTACTCGATGCGGCCACGTTGCGCGAGGACGTGGACCGCATCATGCGCCACGATCTCAAGGCCCCGCTCACCGGCATCATCGGCCTGCCCCAGATCATCCTCGACGACGGCGGCCTGACCGACGCCCAGGCCATGTATTTGCGGCTGATCGAGGAAAACGGCTACAAAATGCTGTCCATGATCAACCTGTCCCTTGATCTGTTTAAGATCGAGCGGGGAACCTATCGCTTAAACCCCGAGCCGGTGGAGCTGGTCGCCATGGCGCGACGGCTCTTTATGGAATTTTCCGCCTTGGCCGGACCACGGAATCTGACCTGCCGTCTGACCATCGACGGACGCGAGGCCGGCGCAAGCGACACCGTATATCTCTGTGGCGAACGGCTGTTGCTCTATACCATGCTGGCCAATTGCGTGAAAAACGCCTTGGAAGCTTCGCCGGCGGGCGGCGTGGTGGCGGTGCACCTGCACCCCGGGGAACCGACCGAGGTGCGGGTGCAAAACACCGGCGTGGTGCCGCCGGGGATGCGGGAACGGTTTTTCCAGAAGTACGCCACCGAAGGCAAGATGGGCGGCACCGGTCTTGGGGTCTATTCCACCCGGCTCATAGCCGAGACCCACGGCGGCACGGTCCGCATGGAAACCAGTGACGAAACCGGCCGGACAACGGTTTTCCTGAGCCTGCCCCAGGGGGAGCTGCGCATTGGCCCAGACCGCAATTCCGGGGCGGCCCAGGTGGCTTGCGGCAGCGGCCAAGTGTAGTGGGGGAAGGCGGGAAGAGTGCCTCCGGCGGCCAAAGGGACTGAGTCCCTTTGGAATCCCCCTCTTGGGGGGAGTTTGACTTGACTCTGGGCGTTGCCGAGCCGGTGAGCGGCAGGTGGGCACGAAAAGAGGGGCTGGGACCGTTGGCCCTGGCTGGCAAGCCGGCCCGGTCAGACGGAAAGGCTTAGGACCGACCCCTTGGGCAGAGCAGTCTCCTGGCCAAGGGGCAGGTCGCCCAGGTCGCCTGCGCCGTAGTTCTCGGTCAGGTAGGCGTCGGCGGCGGCAATGGCCTTGCCGAGGCCCTCGCGGGTGGAGCCGGTCTGGGTGAAATTGGTGTCCAGGATGTCGGCAATCGTCTGGGCCGCATCCACGCCGTACTGCTTGGCCACATGGGCCAGGGTGGAGGACACCACGCCCTGGGCCTGCTTGATGGCGCTGCCTGTCCCGCTCGAGCCGTCCGAGGCGTAAAATTCCTCCAGATGCCCGTTCTGGTAGAAATCGTTTATCGAATTGTTGAGCGCTCCGTTGAAATTGGCCATGGCCGCGTCTCCGGCGGCAACGCCGAAATTGCGGTCAATGAATTTGAGCGCCGAGACCAGGGCGTCGCCCAGGGCGTCCTCGCCGCCGGACCCATCCCCGACGCCCTTGATGACAATGCCCATGACCGCCGTGGCCGCGGCGTCGCCGTGGCTTTGCCGCACGGATTCGACCGCGTCGGCCAGCGAGGTCTGCAAGTCGCCGGCAGCGCCGAAATTGACCCCGGTTCCGGCGTTGCTGGCCGTGGTCGGGGTCTCGGCCAGACTGATGCGGCGCATGATTTCCGAGGCAAAGACCTCCGAGGTGCTGCTGGGGGCTTTGATGGTGGCGGTGGTCTTGTCATCGCCGTTGCCAAAGGTCAGTGAGGCGTGCCCCGAGGTGGCGGACGCGCTCTGCTCTGTTCCCTGGGCTGTTGTCTGGCCGGACAGGGTGAGCAGGCTGGAAATGTTGCCGGAGTAAGATGTGATCTGCATGGCCGGGCCTCGTCTTTGTGTTGGTGCACAGCTCTTATCGGCCCTTTGGGCCAGGGCTTTAGGGGGGCGCGCTGTTGCCACGAAACGACCCGTCTGCTAGGTCGCAGCCGGTTACCGCAAAAGGACAAGCCATGGACCAGCCGACTGCCGACATCCTTTTTTTCGACCTGACCACGGGTCGCCGCCGCCGGGAATCCCCGGCCGGCTGCGACCTGCGGGCGGACCGGGGCGGGCGTGGGCTGGCCGGAGCCATTTTCGCCGCCTCACCGGCCGTCCCGTGGGACGACCCGGCGGCCTGCCTGTGCCTGTTTCCCGGGGCGCTGGCCGGTTACGACCTGCCTGGGGCCTCGTTTGCCTCCCTGGTTGGGGCAAATCCGCATACGGGCGGGGTGTTGACGGCGTCCGTGCCCGGCGGAATCGGGCAGGGTCTGGCCCGGTGCGGTCTGGCCGGGCTGGTGTTGACCGGCCGGGCGGATGTGCCGATGCTCCTCATGCTTGACGGGCAGGGGTTGCGCCTTGTCCCGGCCGGCGACCTGGCCGGACAGGGCTTGGCCGCAATAGCAGCCGCCTTGGCTCCCTGGCACGGCCTGCTGGCGGTCGGGCCGGCGGCGCGGGCCGGTTCGCGGCTGGCCATTGCCGTGGCCGACGGCGTGCATCCGGTTGGCCGGGGCGGGAGCGGCCTGCTTTTGGCCGCCAAAAATATTGTGGCGGTCGTGGTCGCTGCCACGGTGGCCGGGGAACCGGCTCCGGTCCCGGTCGATGCTGCGGCCATGGGCGCGGCCCGGGCCGCCATGGAGCGTCTCATCGCTGCGGCCCCGGCCTTGTCCGGTCCGTGCGGCTTTGGCCGCTTCGGCACGGCCGCCCTCCTGGACCTGACCGCCGGGCGGCGGATGCTCCCCACCCGTAATTTCCGCCAGACCGTTTTCGCCCAGGCCGCGGCCGTCTCGGCCCCGCGCCTGGATGCCGTCTTCACGCCCCGGGCGGTCGGCTGTCCCGGCTGTCCCGTGCCCTGCCGCCGGGTGACGGATTCCGGGGCCATCATGCCCGATGGCGACGCCCTGTCCCATTTCACGGCCCTGCTCGGGCTGGCCGACGGCCGTCTGGCCGTTGCCGCCAACTCCGCCTGTCTGGATATGGGCCTCGATCCGCCGGGCGCGGCGGCGGTCCTGGCCGGCCGGGCCGAGGCCGACGGCCGTGACCCCGACCCGGGCGAGGTCCCCGCCGCCGTCGCTGCCCTGGCAAAGGCCCCGGCAGCCCTGCCGGCCCTTTGCGTCAAGGGCGTGGCCCTGCCGGCCTTTGACCCGCGCGGAGCCTGCGGCCTGGCCCTGTCCCTGGCTGTGGGTCCGGCCGGACCGGATGCCTGGGGCGGACTGTGCCTGGCCCATGAGCTGCTGCGAAAGCCTGTGGCCACCGACCGTTTCACCTTTGCCGGCAAGGCCAGGGCGGTCTATCTGGGCGAAAACGCGGTGGCGGCGGCGGCCTCCCTTGGCGGCTGCCCGCTTTGCACCCTGGCTGTCGGTCTGGAAGAATGGGGGCTGGCCGTGTCGGCCGCAACCGGAACCATTGTTGCCGCTGGCGAACTGGCCAGGCTTGGCGAGCGGGCGGTTTTCCGGGAGCGGCAGCGAAACGCCCGGGCCGGGATTGCCGCCGCAGCCGACGATCTGCCCGAGCGCTTTTTCACCGAACCGGGCTCAAGCGGCGAGGGCATCGACGTGCCGCCGCTGTCCCGGCCGGCGTTTCTGGCCGCCCGGGCCGGGTATTACCGGCTGCGGGGCGTAGCCGAAGACGGCCGGCCAAGCCCGGGGCGGGCCGAGGAGCTGGAGCTGCCATGGCTGGCCTGAACCGACAGACGGCCAAGGATCTGGCCCGGCAGTGGGCCGATAGGCTGGTCCGGGCCGGGTTGTGCGCCCCGGAGACGGCCGTGGTGGCCTGCCTGGACGACGCGCTCGTCTTTTCCCGGCCCTCGTCCCGGGCCGATCTGCTGGCCGGGCTGATCGACCGCCTGGGCGTCGGCTGCGTCATCCTGGCCCCGCCGGCCGAGCCGCACCGCACCATCCTGGAATGGCTGGCCGCCCGGGAAGCCCCGGCCATAAGGCCCCGGGACTG
This genomic interval carries:
- a CDS encoding translocation/assembly module TamB domain-containing protein, with amino-acid sequence MILAGLWAFLLTPVGLRTAARLAERGIAAGSGFEARIEDVSGVLPFSLRVGRFALADAKGPWLVIGDAAVSWSPAALLRGRIEIREIAADVVRLLRAPQVPDTHSTPTPLTWPPRFPSLPPILLDRLAVNRLMLDKELAGQAAVLSINGRLAESGQGAVALALDAKRLDGDMPLTLNVGAALNYADWRLAVKAHLNDAAGGLLCCALAGPNAPALDAALTGDGPLDAWKGRLSAKLGTTPLLAMDLGLAVPLAKDALAAFTLEARAAPPPGLLPAFFEGLLGPRPHCSVAARVGITTDALFLDKLTLDAAAGSLALAARLDPVGNALSATAKLAITDASRLDGTLGGTLGADMTASGTLLQPNLAASITAHNFHAGPVTLADAALTATAQTPRPMTNDFPGAILAVSGTLRGLAGPDGTTLLGQSLELAANGSLAPDGALAIENAALTGAGGSATLGGGRISGETLAGHVAVALGDVAGAASLGGLRLGGSATVAADIASDPNGHGTAKAVVSLARLAAPDPADTAAAALAALLGPAPGLSVDGAFSPDGATLSELSLTGKGVSLAGTGRFVAATGHLEAKTSLKAADLSLLAPALGQPCSGSLEAGVTLSGPLVSPHLALSAKADRLHLGELALTDAACDLTMADAATRPAGKLTFTARREGEAARLETTYVLAGTRLTVADLRLTAPEAAFAGEADIDTATGRVAGKLSGNAANLAGLGRFVGLPLGGSLKISASAAKGATQSLTLDLTGTGLRLPGLTAGTLTATANLDDLAGRPRGKASLAGKTIEASGLSLASLSATASGDGRTLALAADAKGRLNGQMGLDASVRGNLAPAEAGRQRLTLQTLSGSLEGHPFALNAPTTLNFGSGVARVDTLALTFDKARVTAAGGYGPTEASGKVSVEHFPLPLLTLFGLAGIDGTADVSATLSGSPAKPQVTAQATLSGLRLAAEQGKGLPSVGLWAKAACTATRLDITAGLTGKGGKGGKSGGDAITVQAGVPVRLSLAPAAFDLPPNGALSGRMTADSDLSDLAAVLARFNTRLTGRLTADLALGGSVAAPTATGALALAANRVENADAGLVLTNVTLQAEAAGGVLTIAKASGEDGRGGRFTLAGHCGFANPAKDPVDLKLTLARLRVVGLDLATAVADGSVAVSGTLDHMRAAGTIAIGPADINLPTSLPPDVAVIPVTYINDPAAPKKPAKVAPPAAARHIDLDLKVVLGQAVYVRGMGLESRWTGQLAITGTAAEPVVIGKYSVAKGSLDLLGSTLEITKGELAFTGASPPTPAFDIRAETTKNNITAGIAITGDAGAPSITLTSTPPLPRDEILSRLLFGQSAGSLSPLQAAQLAQAAASLYAGGTPTSILARTRRIIGLDQLTIVPGKAGMAGSVLKAGKEIFKGVTVGVEQGMGAQSGAVSVEVQVTPNITVDSRVGTDNKQGVGVNWKWDY
- a CDS encoding autotransporter assembly complex protein TamA, whose translation is MAVISLRIAHWERFLKAAGGLALPVGFVLVLAVSALAGSRVEPAKVPAGLAYVVRYEGDVAPETLDLLHRVSKAETLRDTPPDSPLLLERRAEEDKAAFAKVFQSQGRFAATIAASLDTAATPAALTYRIDAGPQFDLRRVVLTPTSGSDAPALPGPGQIGLTVPEPFTAKAILEAEEKITELLRNDAHPFVKVENRQVTADFANHAVSVVWTVDTGPRTAFGPVVFSGLTTVKESYLAGLVPWLRGEPYDARTVERYRRKLTGLELFNAVQVETGPVDPATGQAPIQVALVERKHRTIKGGVDYKTDEGPGANLGWENRNLFGGGEKMAVTASASGIEQFGEASFDKPDAITPKDLFRAKARIANEDKKAYKGQNATATATLRRQFTDSLSAGAGLGYRASRIEEDQSRPWEDDARYGFVFVPVEATYDGRDDVLDPQKGVLASASVAPYWGTLAGGANFIRPELSLAHYLKLMDKPGVVLATRVSGGANAGAERDDVSPDLRYYAGGSGSIRGYSYQSVGPTRGKTPIGGGSVLTFSTELRLRVTELVGIVPFLDGGTAFTSALPPYDQPIMLGAGLGLRIFTPVGPVRIDVATPLARRKDIDDIAQFYCSIGQSF